One genomic window of Hippopotamus amphibius kiboko isolate mHipAmp2 chromosome 10, mHipAmp2.hap2, whole genome shotgun sequence includes the following:
- the LOC130830149 gene encoding beta-2-microglobulin-like produces MARFVAVVLLGLLSLCGLDAIQRPPKVQVYSRHPAENGKPNYLNCYVSGFHPPQIEIDLLKNGEKMKVEQSDLSFSKDWSFYLLVHTEFTPNGVDEYSCRVKHITLSEPKIVKWDRDH; encoded by the coding sequence ATGGCTCGCTTCGTGGCAGTGGTCCTGCTCGGGCTGCTCTCGCTGTGTGGCCTGGACGCCATCCAGCGCCCTCCGAAGGTTCAGGTTTACTCGCGACACCCAGCGGAAAATGGGAAGCCAAATTACCTCAACTGCTATGTGTCTGGGTTCCATCCACCCCAGATTGAGATTGATTTGCTCAAGAATGGGGAGAAGATGAAAGTGGAGCAGTCAGACCTGTCTTTCAGCAAGGACTGGTCCTTCTACCTTCTGGTCCATACTGAGTTCACCCCCAACGGAGTGGATGAATATAGCTGCCGCGTGAAACACATTACTCTCAGCGAGCCGAAGATAGTCAAGTGGGATCGAGACCACTAA